One Ruegeria pomeroyi DSS-3 genomic region harbors:
- the pcaD gene encoding 3-oxoadipate enol-lactonase: MQIADLGDIKLHFRVDGDPDGAPVVFINSLGTDLRLWDPILPHLPAGLRLIRYDKRGHGLSDAPEGPYAMGTLVRDAERLLDLLDIRDAAVVGLSIGGMIAQGLAVKRLDQVRALVLSNTAAKIGTKEMWQQRIAAVTAGGIEALADTVMERWFSRGFRATPELALWRNMLVRQPVQGYAGCSAAIAGTDFYTPTSGLRLPTLGIAGDEDGSTPPDLVRETVDLIPGSQFHLFRKAGHLPCVEHPAAYAERLAQFLRDVGHF, translated from the coding sequence ATGCAGATCGCGGATCTGGGAGATATCAAACTGCATTTCCGGGTCGATGGCGACCCGGACGGCGCGCCTGTGGTTTTCATCAATTCGCTGGGTACCGATCTGCGGTTGTGGGATCCGATCCTGCCGCATCTGCCTGCGGGCCTGCGCCTGATCCGCTATGACAAGCGCGGCCATGGCCTGAGTGACGCGCCGGAGGGACCCTATGCGATGGGCACGCTTGTGCGCGATGCCGAACGGCTACTGGACCTGCTCGACATTCGTGACGCGGCCGTCGTCGGCCTGTCGATCGGCGGCATGATCGCGCAGGGGCTGGCGGTCAAGCGGCTGGATCAGGTGCGCGCGCTGGTGCTGTCCAACACCGCCGCCAAGATCGGAACCAAGGAGATGTGGCAACAGCGGATCGCCGCCGTCACCGCAGGCGGGATCGAGGCGCTGGCCGACACGGTGATGGAGCGCTGGTTCTCGCGCGGGTTCCGCGCCACCCCCGAACTGGCCCTGTGGCGCAACATGCTGGTGCGTCAGCCGGTGCAGGGCTATGCCGGGTGCAGCGCCGCCATTGCGGGCACCGATTTCTATACCCCCACCAGCGGCCTCAGGCTGCCGACCCTGGGCATCGCCGGGGACGAGGACGGCTCGACCCCGCCGGATCTGGTGCGGGAAACGGTCGACCTGATTCCCGGATCGCAATTCCACCTGTTTCGCAAGGCCGGACATCTGCCCTGTGTCGAACACCCCGCCGCCTATGCCGAACGGCTCGCGCAGTTCCTGCGCGATGTCGGCCATTTCTGA